One Malus domestica chromosome 11, GDT2T_hap1 genomic region harbors:
- the LOC103434104 gene encoding LOB domain-containing protein 1-like gives MECSTETMNTNYTTTSSTMSQSPPSSSPSSPPTPTPTPSPPVVISPCAACKILRRRCADKCVLAPYFPPSEPVKFTIAHRVFGASNIIKFLQELPESQRADAVSSMVYEASARIRDPVYGCAGAICHLQKQVNELQAQLAKAQAELVNMQCQQANLVALIWEMSHPNSEQGSPPQSLDDNFVATNPHGGNQTNLGFLDDSTTLGSLWEPLWT, from the exons ATGGAGTGCAGTACTGAAACAATGAACACAAATTACACAACCACTTCATCAACTATGTCTCaatctcctccttcttcttcaccatcGTCTCCTCCAACCCCAACTCCCACTCCATCTCCACCAGTTGTTATAAGTCCTTGTGCTGCATGCAAGATTTTGAGGAGAAGATGTGCAGACAAGTGCGTTTTGGCCCCTTACTTTCCTCCCTCTGAGCCAGTCAAGTTTACTATAGCTCATCGTGTCTTTGGGGCAAGCAATATTATCAAGTTCTTGCAG GAACTTCCAGAATCTCAAAGAGCCGATGCAGTGAGCAGCATGGTTTATGAGGCAAGTGCAAGAATTAGAGACCCAGTTTATGGTTGTGCTGGAGCAATCTGCCACCTGCAGAAGCAAGTGAATGAGCTGCAGGCACAACTGGCCAAGGCACAGGCTGAGCTTGTCAACATGCAATGCCAGCAAGCCAACCTTGTGGCTCTGATTTGGGAAATGTCACACCCTAATTCCGAGCAAGGATCTCCTCCACAATCACTTGATGACAACTTCGTCGCCACCAATCCTCACGGCGGCAACCAGACCAACTTAGGCTTCCTTGATGATTCCACCACTCTAGGCTCATTGTGGGAACCACTTTGGACATGA